The Natrinema salifodinae genome includes a window with the following:
- a CDS encoding ribbon-helix-helix domain-containing protein: MAKDTVRYPDDVVEEIDALVEDGMFESKSEFYRFSAEYVLTLINDDHDVKTFNFDEIKSELDISESDHAKALGADGGTFFLDAVITIRKHGLRGNYEAAERFIDTHYDETDQECIILEELLGTYRDGPT; encoded by the coding sequence ATGGCGAAGGATACCGTCAGGTACCCGGACGACGTGGTCGAAGAGATCGACGCGCTCGTCGAAGACGGTATGTTCGAGAGCAAATCCGAGTTCTACCGCTTCTCCGCGGAGTACGTTCTCACGCTGATCAACGACGATCACGACGTCAAGACGTTCAACTTCGACGAGATCAAGTCCGAACTCGACATCAGCGAGAGCGACCACGCGAAAGCGCTCGGGGCCGACGGTGGCACCTTCTTCCTCGACGCCGTCATCACCATCCGCAAACACGGTCTCCGCGGGAACTACGAGGCCGCAGAGCGGTTTATCGACACTCACTACGACGAGACTGACCAGGAGTGTATCATCCTCGAGGAACTGCTCGGCACCTACCGCGACGGGCCGACGTAG
- a CDS encoding MTH865 family protein yields the protein MADEAELREQLIDAFEDADYPVSSPMDLVPALPNGPGTKFESGDFSMTAMELNTKASGDFPYENVDSLVDDLIAELNEQGEL from the coding sequence ATGGCAGACGAAGCCGAACTCCGCGAACAGTTGATCGACGCCTTCGAGGACGCAGACTACCCCGTTTCGAGTCCGATGGACCTCGTGCCGGCGCTCCCGAACGGGCCGGGCACGAAGTTCGAATCGGGCGACTTCTCGATGACTGCGATGGAACTGAACACCAAGGCCTCCGGTGACTTCCCCTACGAGAACGTTGACTCCCTCGTCGACGATCTGATCGCGGAACTGAACGAACAGGGCGAACTGTAA